A single Nostoc sp. PCC 7107 DNA region contains:
- a CDS encoding DUF2808 domain-containing protein: MLWQKWQLLLGTAALLWPLTFSLTHPKIGESVAIAGKAIAQNPVLVQRQQRTALIIGNANYKLTDTLANPVNDATDIAKSLEQLGFKTILLKDANLRQMEEAIENFNRHLRQGGVGLFYFAGHGIQVDGENYLIPVNARLKREQDVRYEAMPVGKVLNVMEDAANDANFIILDACRNNPFASRQWRSLQRGLAAPTQAVKGTLIAYATAPGKVALDGDGRNSPYTTALLRHMKTPSLDVEQMFKQVRTEVLKTTGGKQTPWESSSLVGSFAFNQTNDSNRNNLITSVAKPQPSLNQPPVTTSSPQITPAKINSSSIPSSRVTSPNEPPPTPAPSPRLTSPKDKLVHTPVPSALPNRISFVQHPRLVEVVSTYNQVNTLGATYYFTIQVPKEAGTTLQKITINQHEGLDDINFQLKNIAAFEGTRSEKGKKLSLRDISKDQNTRTVSITFDPPVNPGTQITIALYPEQNPQREGVYFFGVTAFPTGEQSNGQFLDFGILHFYKNTGSLNS; encoded by the coding sequence ATGTTGTGGCAAAAATGGCAACTATTGTTAGGAACTGCGGCACTATTGTGGCCATTAACGTTTAGTTTAACTCACCCAAAGATAGGAGAAAGTGTAGCGATCGCAGGCAAAGCTATTGCCCAAAATCCAGTCCTTGTTCAACGTCAACAACGCACGGCGCTGATTATTGGTAACGCCAATTATAAATTGACGGATACCTTAGCGAATCCTGTCAATGATGCCACAGATATTGCTAAATCCTTAGAACAATTAGGATTTAAGACCATACTACTCAAAGATGCAAATTTACGGCAGATGGAAGAAGCTATTGAGAACTTTAATCGCCACTTGCGTCAAGGAGGAGTAGGACTATTTTACTTCGCAGGCCACGGAATCCAAGTAGACGGAGAAAATTACTTAATACCCGTAAATGCTCGGCTGAAACGAGAACAGGATGTACGTTATGAAGCAATGCCTGTGGGCAAAGTGCTAAATGTTATGGAAGATGCGGCTAACGATGCCAATTTTATTATTTTAGATGCTTGCCGGAATAATCCCTTTGCTAGTCGTCAATGGCGTTCTTTACAGCGTGGTTTAGCTGCACCAACACAAGCCGTTAAAGGTACGCTTATTGCTTATGCTACTGCACCCGGAAAAGTTGCCCTAGATGGAGATGGGCGCAATAGCCCCTACACTACAGCTTTACTACGCCATATGAAAACTCCCAGCTTAGATGTGGAGCAAATGTTTAAACAAGTGCGGACTGAGGTACTCAAAACAACTGGTGGAAAACAAACGCCTTGGGAATCTTCTTCTTTAGTAGGTTCTTTTGCCTTCAATCAGACAAATGATAGTAATAGAAATAATTTGATAACTTCAGTTGCTAAACCTCAGCCATCTCTGAATCAACCACCAGTCACTACCTCATCACCACAGATTACACCAGCAAAAATCAACTCATCGTCAATTCCATCATCTCGTGTGACATCACCGAACGAGCCGCCACCTACTCCAGCACCATCACCTCGTCTTACATCACCGAAAGACAAGCTGGTACATACTCCAGTACCATCTGCTTTGCCAAACAGAATCTCTTTTGTCCAACACCCGCGCTTAGTCGAAGTAGTAAGCACTTACAATCAAGTCAATACCCTAGGAGCAACTTATTACTTTACAATTCAAGTACCAAAAGAAGCTGGAACAACGTTGCAAAAAATTACGATTAACCAGCATGAAGGTTTAGATGACATCAACTTTCAACTCAAAAACATTGCAGCTTTTGAAGGAACACGTTCTGAGAAAGGAAAGAAGCTAAGTTTAAGAGATATTAGCAAAGACCAAAACACTAGGACAGTATCAATTACTTTTGACCCGCCAGTAAATCCTGGTACACAAATTACTATTGCTTTGTACCCAGAACAAAATCCTCAAAGAGAAGGTGTTTATTTCTTTGGTGTTACCGCATTTCCGACTGGTGAACAATCCAATGGTCAATTTTTGGATTTTGGCATATTGCATTTTTATAAAAATACTGGAAGTTTAAATTCCTGA
- a CDS encoding sensor histidine kinase, with protein sequence MSSEFTSLISQPVLSIASHNYLSLESNLQELPMYDFGVDISCTCIELANYLEKYPQLPGVVLIERGKFLGMISRRRILEFFIRPFGQELFAKANLRELYSYARTEILLLPETTTILTAMQHTLKRSPELFPEPIVVQTETNTYKLLDIHDLNLAAWQIRGIETQVRYERSQAQMIQNDKMARLGRLVDGVAHEILDPVGFIWGNLTYISKYSQDLLKLIAAYAEDLPQSSATINYLKEEIEFDFLEEDLAKALTSAHTGAERLKKLVTSLQNFCHIDEIYPKPVDINACIDGIILLLKSRLKGEIEIVKKYGKVPPVSCFMGQLHQVLMNIFSQTVDGLLDEAVRQQFQQESCHNSNQPQIVITTAVISQTANQPNVPDSRWVCISIVDNSPGMSEESQKQILDSFSTDKRADIETSLGVSYRIITARHGGKLDFRSQVGVGSEFKILLPLV encoded by the coding sequence GTGTCATCAGAATTCACTTCTTTAATCTCACAACCAGTTTTATCTATTGCCAGCCATAACTACCTCAGTTTAGAGTCAAATCTCCAAGAACTGCCAATGTACGACTTTGGTGTAGATATTAGTTGTACATGTATTGAATTAGCCAATTATTTGGAAAAATACCCACAATTACCAGGAGTGGTGTTGATAGAAAGAGGAAAATTCTTGGGAATGATTTCTCGCCGCAGAATACTAGAATTTTTCATTCGTCCATTCGGACAAGAGTTATTTGCTAAAGCTAATTTACGCGAGCTTTACAGCTATGCACGCACAGAAATTTTACTGTTACCAGAGACAACAACAATCTTAACAGCAATGCAGCATACACTCAAGCGATCGCCTGAACTTTTTCCTGAACCTATTGTTGTGCAAACAGAGACAAATACTTACAAATTATTAGATATTCATGATTTGAATCTAGCTGCTTGGCAAATTCGGGGAATTGAAACTCAGGTACGCTACGAACGTAGCCAAGCACAAATGATTCAAAATGATAAAATGGCACGCTTAGGGCGTTTAGTTGATGGCGTAGCTCACGAAATTTTAGACCCTGTAGGATTTATTTGGGGAAATTTAACTTATATATCTAAATATAGTCAAGATTTACTCAAGTTAATAGCAGCTTACGCTGAAGATTTACCCCAAAGTTCCGCCACCATTAATTACCTTAAAGAAGAAATTGAATTTGATTTTTTAGAAGAAGATTTAGCTAAAGCTTTGACAAGCGCCCACACTGGCGCAGAAAGATTAAAAAAACTCGTCACAAGTTTACAAAATTTCTGTCATATTGATGAAATTTATCCCAAACCAGTAGATATTAATGCTTGTATAGATGGGATTATTCTCCTGCTGAAAAGTCGCTTAAAAGGAGAGATCGAGATTGTGAAAAAATATGGTAAAGTCCCCCCAGTTTCTTGTTTTATGGGGCAATTACACCAAGTCTTAATGAATATTTTTAGTCAAACTGTGGATGGTTTATTAGATGAAGCAGTGAGACAGCAGTTTCAACAAGAGAGTTGTCATAACAGCAACCAACCTCAAATTGTCATTACTACAGCAGTTATTTCACAAACAGCAAACCAACCAAATGTGCCAGATTCTCGTTGGGTTTGCATTAGCATTGTTGACAATAGTCCTGGAATGTCGGAAGAATCTCAAAAACAAATTTTGGATTCTTTCTCTACTGATAAACGGGCTGATATAGAAACTAGTTTAGGTGTTAGTTACCGAATTATTACAGCTAGACATGGTGGTAAATTAGATTTCCGTTCTCAGGTGGGTGTAGGCTCAGAATTTAAAATACTTTTGCCTTTGGTGTAA